In Bacillus cytotoxicus NVH 391-98, the following are encoded in one genomic region:
- a CDS encoding nucleoside triphosphate pyrophosphohydrolase — translation MPIYNKLVRDRIPEIIGNNGKTFTTRMLDEQEYIEEVCKKTQEELAEYVEAESKEHKVEELADLLELVNALAQHEGVTLEDVEKVRKQKAEKRGGFRERIFLVEVHDD, via the coding sequence ATGCCAATCTACAATAAACTAGTACGCGATCGCATTCCAGAAATTATCGGAAATAATGGAAAAACATTCACAACAAGAATGCTTGATGAACAAGAATACATAGAAGAAGTGTGTAAAAAAACGCAAGAAGAGTTAGCGGAGTATGTGGAGGCGGAGAGTAAAGAGCATAAAGTAGAGGAGTTAGCGGATTTATTAGAGCTTGTAAATGCGTTAGCGCAGCATGAGGGTGTAACGCTTGAAGACGTGGAGAAAGTGCGTAAACAAAAAGCGGAAAAGCGCGGTGGTTTTAGGGAGAGAATCTTTTTAGTTGAGGTACATGATGACTAA
- a CDS encoding DEAD/DEAH box helicase family protein — protein sequence MTNVQLVTNNLIQKLERYMEDAKAIYILTSFVMKSGVEVLTEALQKAAEKNVDIKVCTGDYLYITQPDALEKLYHIHPNIEIRLWKSAGKSFHPKAYLFEHESDGVMIVGSSNMSRSALTSGVEWSLLVKESVGKEAFSEAINQFLHIHMNEATQSVNLETIKQYRQEYEEFHQTHSNLVRTWTKQEEIEMMIPSGQEGYEIKSGAQIEVEPTAPYETKIAPRFAQVPALEQLENTLEEGYNKAMIVMATGLGKTYLAAFFAKRFKRVLFVAHLEEILNQAEQSFQRVIRDKTTGIYNGKRKEGEKDVVFASIQTLSRKRHLENFSPDDFDLIIVDEFHHAAANSYQKVLDYFNPNFLLGITATPDRNDFRDIYSICDGNVAYRIDFMEAIQRGWLSPFHYYGVYDDTDYSQVRWIGNKYDREELAEVQLKEELADKILEAWKKYKKTRTIVFCSSIRQAVFLSTYFNQNGYNTISLHSETKDISREDAIKRLDRNTLDAIFTVDLFNEGVDIPSVDTLLFVRPTESLTIFTQQIGRGLRLHEQKEHCVVIDLIANYRNADVKMQMLRVEGLAKKDGTQPILPEGCVIEFELEAKQLLDELVKKRMPRKEKLLHSYQTVKMELGRRPTYLELHKLGTEESKEYRQEFKSYVGFLAWANELTAQEKEVFIRYEAWLQEVEKTGMAKSYKMLLLSTMLQRGKEKWYHPISPKEVAPFFHHYLMEKEYRKRIDFSDKQAQRMWEYDAEKVSKLIATMPMTKWSGSSKGLLSFDGSVFSINMDIQKEDEHLLFEWTKEICEYRLHTYFERKTVISK from the coding sequence ATGACTAATGTTCAGCTTGTTACAAACAATTTGATTCAAAAGTTAGAGCGTTATATGGAAGATGCTAAGGCGATCTACATTTTGACGTCATTTGTGATGAAATCTGGTGTTGAAGTATTAACTGAAGCGTTGCAAAAAGCAGCAGAAAAGAATGTGGATATTAAGGTTTGTACAGGAGATTATTTATATATTACACAGCCTGATGCTTTGGAAAAGCTTTATCATATCCATCCGAATATCGAGATTCGTTTGTGGAAGAGTGCAGGGAAGTCGTTTCATCCGAAAGCTTATTTGTTCGAGCATGAAAGTGATGGAGTGATGATTGTTGGTTCTTCTAATATGTCTCGCTCAGCATTAACAAGTGGTGTGGAATGGAGTTTGCTTGTGAAAGAGAGTGTTGGAAAAGAAGCTTTTTCAGAAGCAATTAATCAATTTTTACATATTCATATGAATGAGGCTACTCAATCCGTTAATTTAGAAACAATTAAACAATATCGCCAAGAATATGAAGAGTTCCATCAAACACATTCTAACTTAGTTCGAACATGGACAAAGCAAGAAGAGATTGAGATGATGATTCCTTCTGGGCAAGAGGGATATGAGATAAAATCAGGGGCACAAATCGAGGTCGAGCCAACTGCGCCATATGAAACGAAAATTGCACCACGTTTTGCGCAAGTTCCTGCTTTAGAGCAATTAGAAAATACGCTTGAAGAGGGGTATAACAAAGCGATGATTGTTATGGCAACAGGGCTTGGAAAAACGTATTTAGCTGCTTTTTTCGCTAAACGTTTTAAAAGAGTGCTATTTGTTGCACATTTAGAAGAAATATTGAACCAAGCAGAGCAATCTTTTCAACGTGTGATACGTGATAAGACAACAGGAATTTATAATGGTAAGAGAAAAGAAGGAGAGAAGGATGTTGTTTTTGCGTCTATTCAAACATTGAGTAGAAAGCGTCATTTAGAAAACTTTTCTCCAGATGATTTTGATCTCATTATTGTGGATGAATTCCACCATGCGGCAGCAAATAGTTATCAAAAGGTGCTAGATTATTTTAATCCCAACTTTTTACTTGGGATAACAGCTACGCCAGATCGTAATGATTTCCGTGATATTTATTCGATTTGTGATGGAAACGTTGCGTATCGCATTGATTTTATGGAAGCGATTCAGCGTGGCTGGTTATCTCCGTTTCACTATTATGGTGTGTATGATGATACGGACTATTCCCAAGTGCGCTGGATTGGAAATAAGTATGATCGTGAAGAGTTAGCCGAGGTACAGTTAAAAGAAGAGTTAGCTGACAAGATTTTAGAAGCATGGAAGAAGTATAAGAAAACGAGAACAATTGTATTTTGTTCTAGCATTAGGCAAGCAGTCTTTCTATCTACATATTTTAATCAAAACGGTTACAATACTATTTCGCTTCACTCTGAAACGAAGGATATTTCAAGAGAAGATGCGATTAAGAGGCTGGACCGTAACACGCTAGATGCAATTTTCACGGTTGATTTGTTTAATGAAGGTGTAGACATTCCGTCTGTTGATACATTACTATTTGTACGCCCAACAGAATCGTTAACAATTTTCACACAGCAAATTGGACGTGGATTAAGGTTGCATGAACAAAAAGAGCATTGTGTGGTTATCGATCTAATTGCTAATTATCGAAATGCGGATGTGAAAATGCAGATGCTTCGTGTAGAAGGATTAGCGAAAAAAGATGGAACTCAACCTATTTTGCCAGAGGGTTGTGTCATAGAGTTTGAGCTAGAAGCAAAACAGCTATTAGATGAACTTGTCAAAAAGAGAATGCCGCGAAAAGAAAAGTTATTACATAGTTATCAAACGGTAAAAATGGAATTAGGGCGTAGACCAACATATTTAGAATTGCATAAGCTTGGTACAGAAGAGAGTAAAGAGTATCGCCAAGAATTTAAATCTTATGTTGGCTTTTTAGCGTGGGCTAATGAATTAACAGCACAAGAAAAAGAAGTGTTTATACGTTATGAAGCGTGGTTACAAGAAGTAGAGAAAACAGGAATGGCTAAAAGTTATAAAATGTTGCTGCTATCAACAATGTTACAACGTGGAAAAGAGAAATGGTACCATCCGATATCGCCAAAAGAAGTTGCACCATTTTTCCATCATTACTTAATGGAGAAAGAATATCGCAAGCGTATTGATTTTAGTGATAAACAAGCGCAACGTATGTGGGAATATGATGCAGAAAAGGTTAGTAAATTAATTGCAACAATGCCGATGACGAAATGGAGCGGTAGTTCAAAAGGATTGTTATCTTTTGATGGAAGTGTGTTTTCTATAAACATGGATATTCAAAAAGAAGATGAGCATCTTTTATTTGAATGGACGAAAGAGATTTGTGAGTATCGTCTTCATACTTATTTTGAGAGGAAAACGGTCATATCGAAATAG